The following nucleotide sequence is from Hippoglossus stenolepis isolate QCI-W04-F060 chromosome 18, HSTE1.2, whole genome shotgun sequence.
agtttgtccagtctgggttactgtaaaaaaacatggcggcctccatagcGAGAACCCGCTCCAGAtggaaatataaagtatttaaatataaagggcccattctcgggtaaagaaaagaacaatttagacaatttagatgaaacccactagtgaaaacatacctaggattatttttatattcaatttccttttcacctaaatcttacacactggacctttaaatcaTTTAACAGTGAACGTAGGTGTTCATTTTGTCTGTAATTAGTTTGCCCTTAGCAAGCCTTTTCTGGGAGAACGGGCTGCAATGCAAATGCGCAGTACAAGCAAAGCTGGAACTGTTCCACTGATCCACAGTTGAAATGTGAACAATGCACTAGAAAAGAGAAGAATGTAAAGAATGCAGGTCTAAAATATAATTCTAAATGTTCTTTTGGCCTCAGAGAAACATTGTggtaaaaacaatgaatgtagAGCTGCTATTTTAATTACTGATTAATCTGttgattaaatatattttaaaactataATCCTTTAGTCTATAATAAGTCAACCCAcctcaagtgttttgttttgtccaaaaaCTAATGATACTTGTGCAATTCATCAAAATAGTTTTAATCAATTTAATTACTTCTTTatacaaataagaaaactaatatatctttttaaatgtgacaaagCTGACATGTCACTTGTGCCCTTAGAAGACCCAACCAAAAACCTGATTTTCTTTAGACCTAGTCATATCTATCAATGTGCTCGGTTTCTAACTTTAACCACAATCTGAATTTAGGCCTGAACAGAGCCCTATTTTCTGCTGCCTAACAGAAAGTCACATGCTGATCTTTTTATTAAGTTGTCAGTTGATGCTCTGGATTTCATAATTCTTATCCCCCTTGCCATTTTACAGGAGTAATGTTCGGCACTCAATTTTGGAGCATAGGATCTTGGCATCATGAACTCACTGCTCTTCATCTTGCTCTAGGTGGATGTTTTTGTTGTCATGGATTATCACAAGAGAAGTTATGGCAGTTTCCATGGACGGGTCCACCTACAAGGCTCTTCTCCCATGGATGCCTCTCTGGTCATCACAGAAATCACCCTGGAGGATTACGGGAGATATAAATGTGAAGTAATTGATGGGCTGGAAGATGGAACAGTGGTGGTGTCTCTTGACCTTGAAGGTATGATGTTTGGGTAAAGCAAGTCTTTACAATGGGGAAGAATGAGAACGTTTCATGAACTGTCCAAAAATAAAACGTCTATTTAACTTCATTATATTGTAACAGGCTGCAGTGGAGCTAAATTTAGCTCCAACAGCAGAGACTGCTTGGGGGAATGTCAGGAGCAAGTGTTTTCTGTAAGCATAGCGCACATCAGTGTCAGAGCAGCTTCATTATGCCTGAGAGGAGCCAGAGACATCAGCCGTTACTGCCTGAAACCAGAAACGCTGGCAGCAGGCTGACATAGAGAAATGTGCTTTCACTCTCTGTCATTAGGTTCAATCTTAAGATTTAATTGAAAAGCCCAGAGGATGGATCCCAAGCAGTTCTCAGACGTGAACACTTGTGcagagaatgtccacacaattgaGTCcagacagcaggagattctccggacagacacgttcacaacaacacagaagtctctggagcgttcagaaGAGAGGTAGTCCAGCATTCAGAAGCAGCTCATAACGAATGAATTCACTGTTTTCGTTTATAGCACATTGACACTGGCATCGGGCCCTTTTaacaaaagctctcttgacatcttcgtctgtttCTTCTACGTGCATAACACCGCTTTtgcatcctgagatatttgtttctttatgtgtttttcagctttgtaaatgttgtgtgtttgaaacatcaTCGCAACTACTTGCTCGCAGTGTATCCTCctgaggatctcctgctgttttctcattGGGGCATTATCAgagtttttaccagggggctggcaggagaaactcttaaaaaacatttgtgttctcacatacagcccctccggacaATGTCAGGAAATTATTCAGAATTCAGAGCATGTCCGAAAGCAGAACCAGTTGTATCTGATTACTGCAGGtaaatcatttctctttctctgctctcttttttctttttcacaacTCTCCATATAGGGGTTATCTTCCCATATTATCCCCGCCTGGGTCGCTACAACCTCAATTTCTACGATGCTGTGCGGGCATGTCATGACCAGGATGCCATCGTGGCCTCCTTCGATCAGCTGTATGATGcatggagaggagggatggactGGTGCAATGCAGGCTGGCTGAATGATGGCACGGTCCAATATCCCATCACCAACCCCAGGGAACCATGCGGCGGCAAGAACACAGTACCAGGCATTCGCAACTATGGCCTGAGAGACAAGGACAAGAACCACTACGATGTCTTCTGCTTCACCTCCCATTACAAAGGTAAAGGACTTTAACTATACTCTCtaactgtgtgtttggttttactATTATTTCACCAAAGGACAATTATCCTATGAAAACAAGGAGGCTGAGGGGTCAAACCACTCCCACTGTTGGCTGAACAAAGAAAAGTTACTCACTGAGTTTGCCCggagtgtctctgtgtttgacaTGTGTCTTCTTGCAATGCAAGCCCTCTTTCATTACTACAAGTAAAGGAATTCAACCAACAGTGGGTTTCACTTGAATTGTATAGATGGCATGCTTCAAGGTGACTTAGGATAGAAAAACCCACTGCAGCTGTAAGTTTCTGATACATGTAAGATGGGTGATATACTTGCTTTTTATCCAGACATTAGCCCAGACAACCAGATGTGTCGTAAGTGTGATACTGGCTATGTTTTACCAGTGAACTTTGCATGTTACTGGAGTATTCCACCACAAGTTTTACCAAACACCTTTTCAACTTTGTACTCTTTTCATTCTTCATAACATCTAAGCAGCCACATGTTCAGCATCTCTCTCATGAGTATAGATTACAGTGTCATCTGCATATAAGAGGATTATTGTCAGTAGATTGAAACATTTACTCTTTTCTGTACATATTATGctttattatcatattttattgcacatgatgtttttatctACATTTCTTTCTATCTACCTAGGCCGGTTCTACTACCTGATCCATCCCTCTAAGCTGACCTATGACGAGGCCGTCAGGGCGTGTCAAAAAGATGGTGCTGAGATTGCCAAAGTCGGCCAGATGTACGCCGCCTGGAAGCTGCTGGGTTATGACCGCTGTGATGCTGGCTGGCTGGCCGATGGCAGTGTCCGTTATCCCATCTCCAGCCCCCGCCGGCGCTGCAGTCCCACAGAAGCTGCCGTCAGGTTCAGCGGCTTCCCCGACAAAAAGCACAAGCTGTACGGAGTGTACTGCTTCAAGGGCAAcaactaaaacacaaaacagacataCAAACAACCTGCGCACACGGACAGCACACAttagcatgcacacacacacacacacacacacacacacactagtgagagaaaaagagacaacaAATGCATTCAAACTGTGATAATTTTTTCATGGAAACCTTATGACATTACTGTCATGTCATGTTGCTTTGTAATCTTGGACCCGATACTCTATGAGGGTTGGATTACACATATTATTTAATCAATAGAGTGCTTCAgggatgatgtgtttttataagcCAATGCAGATGTTAACATCACACTGGTTCcctcaagaaaataaaataaataaacaattggATTTTACCATTCATTTTATGATTATTGTAATGagctcttttaaaaacaaaagttcaTGATACATGTTTTGTTCCCCAAAGAACATTTTTGAAGTCTAAATACAATCCCCAGAAGTAAAAGGCTAATGTTAGGGTATAAAGCAACTACATCATGTACACACAACTTTAACACCACCGAGCTTCCAACTTGTAAGACACGTAACTCTTAGAAAAATCATGAGTGGGTGTGTACTGATGTAATTTattcatgaaattaaaaaaacaaacacagacagacttcAGGGCCAAGGTACCGGTAGTGCAAAAATACTAACTTATTTCTGGAATATAGGACTCATTCCTGCAGCACTCTATGCATTTGAGAGGGGTGGGTTGATAGGGTGGGCTACAGCCATACTGTCTTTCAAGAATGGACTAGGCATGTGAAGTAAGAAGGAACCACGCATATAAACTGAGAACAATTTAACAGCAAAATGTCTCATGGTTGGAATGATACTTTGGGCActtatcttgttttattcaaGACCAGGAACAACTGCAAGCCATGAAATGCAGCTGAAATGAGGCGTCAACAGAGGTCGCTAAGATCCTCTCAAACTTGTCAGATAGGACCACAAGCCTAGCACAACCAAACTGATCGTTGCTGTCCATTCTTAACAAGGTGCTACGACTGGTACTTTGTACTTCATCATATCGTCCAGTATTTTAGGTTTTTATACAAATGTGTTGGACCAAACATCAGTCTCATCACTAAAATTATTAGAAAAAGCAACATCCAAATGTTAGCATTGCTTGTTTTCTAAGTATGTAGAATGTGATTATCTGAAGATGTATTTCTGTTAATGAATATTTTTTGATATACTGTCGAATtatttacataatttttttttgtctttcttgccAAACTATCCAAGTCGCTTTGGTTTACATAAACAAAAGtggtaaaagtacaaaaatccACAGTCCTAAAAGAAGACGTTGATTTTGCACTGAACATAAAGAAGATATCTAGAAAAGAGGATGAGGCAAACAATAGTTCATCTTATCTGGCAATAGAAGATTCCTTGCAATATTAGGAAACGTATCGTGTTGCAGAATAGTTACAATGAAGTAGACCTTTGTGGCTGTATCTCTGTTTGGCTTCAACTTCACAGCATGACATAGCTTCAACAAGCACACAGCAAAGTAGCTCTCAGTGTAAATCTACACACTATCTATCTAGCGCCTTGATAAACTGCTATTTTTGATACAAAGACTGTAGTTTCTTATAGTGAATGAGCAGAGCCAAAGCTTTAGACCCATTTGTGACCCCAACGCTCCAAACCTTACACGTGCAAATCTGAGAGGGACAATAgaaaaacattataattttACCTGTTATGCCGTAGTGGGATGTCTTTTAAAGGGTATTTTTGTGTCAGCACAGATTGGATTAAAGTGTTAATATTGCTCAGAACACACATTTGATCTTTATCAACTTTGTCAACAAAAAGttgtgatgattttttttcatcgtGAAAATTATGAGTGAgcaaatgaacaataaaaacaatatgattTTCATCAAATGTTAATAACTCAACAATAATCTGATATGTGGATGAATGGACATTAGTTATTTTTGAACATTACAGGTGGAATGACGCTTTGTAGCTCCTGACAGCTCAGCTGCCCAAAACGTCTTCAGATGATGATGTAGTGGAGAGCAAAGGGAAAACAAATTCATGGGCTAGGTGCACAAACTGAAAGATTTAAAGGGAGCAGCAGCAAAACATCTGGGATAAACCATAAAAATAGACAGGACAGCACATTAACATTTATAAGAAGATAAGCTACGTAACAATATCAGGGGCTGTGGATGTAACATTACTTTCAGATGGTTGTCTTTGGTGCTTATTGGCTTCCCGAAGGAATGAGTGGTTTCAAATCTGGAAATCTGTTTTAACCGCTTCTCTCAAGCTAAACCCAGACATTGGACAGTATGTTGTAAAGTGAGTTAAAGACAGCCAAAGCCTCAAAATGGTTAAAACCTAAAAGTTAAGAATGAAcaaaaaactgtcaaacaaaacTAGACTAAAATGCCCTACTTGTTTGTTAATACAATGAataaaaattgcaaaaaattgcaaaaaaataaatcaggtgCCATTATTAACACTGCTCTTTCTGGGCAGACAGTAGACACTGTTGAAGATTTAACCCACTTCTGGATGACaggtaaaataaacaacatgttgacttttacagaacaaacacagagtaaTGTACAGAGCGCTGAGGTCACTGATGGGACTAAGCCAGGTTCTGAGTGAGCATGCTTTTCCTGGCAGCAACTGGCAACCTGATTGCTATCTCAGCTCTGAACTGGTCGACCTGTCTCTGGCTCACCGTTCAGACAAAGCAGCCAACCTGCAGCGGCCTGCTGAAGGAGACAGAAATACAATACATTCAAAATACCAATAATTCCTGCATGGAGGTGCTGAGGGCTTCTTCCATCGGGGGGTATCATTAACGGTGCACATTGATCATTTTTAGCACACCCAGTTCGAGCTTGCACAGACGCTGGTTGAGGTCATCCACCTGAGCCTGGTGAAGGGTGTGCAGAGAGTTTCCACGCTGAGAAAACAGTgacagctggaaaacaaaccataaaactATGACtggttgtttttacatttcagtttgagTACGAATTAAACACAAGATGTAACAtgtgaatgttaatgttaatacaTCAAATAATTTTACAGGTGCAGATTGTGACTCATATCTGTCTGTTGATGATAACTGCAGCCTGCACCCGGTTAGCTTAGCATCGCATAAAGACTAGAAATAGATGGAAACAGCAAGTGTCCTGCTTCTAAAGCTGACTTATTGACTGAACTTAAACAAAATGTAGGTTGTTTATTAGAAAGCTTGAGAGATGCTATCTGTTTCCCCATAGTTCAAGTCTTTATACAGAACTAAGCAGATCACGCTTCATATTTAGAGTGCAGACATGAGAGTGGCATCAATCCTCTCGTGTAGCGCTCAGCAAAAAAAGTGAATACgcatatttcacaaaatgtctttGAAGGTTTAAAGAAACAGCAAATCTATTGCCTTTTATTTTTCGTGTATTGTGTGACTAACTTTTCTCATCAGGAGCTAAGTTCATAACTGCACCATACAAGGGACCCAAAGACAAAGGACAATAAACGAATACATAAActatgtctctgtctctgtctctttacaCAAGACTCACTGAGGTGACCTATCATCCAAAAATACATCATGACATTTTATGAGACATcccaaaagaaaataaaagtcagcAGCGTTCATGTTGGGCTGAGGTGGACTTTAGGAGGGCTGTTTGCAGAGAGAGTGCAGGTGCAGTTCCTGTGTAATGCAGTAATGTGCTCAACGTGTTTCCAAAGGGAGGGGCGCTGCTTACACAAATGTTTTCCTGACAGAAACACCAAGGCCATTCATGGTGCTGCTTTCAGTGGATTTTGCAACTGAAATACAGAATGTTGCCAAAGCACATAACTGTTTTAGGAACTGAGTGACGACATTGTAGGTGACGTGTTGGGTTTTTTACGTTTGTAGAaggctgtttgtttgactgtgGCAAAGTAGGACAACTCAGGTGTCAGACCACCATTCGTTTATAcagcgccaaatcataacatacatgatctcaaagcactttacatccGCATTCATTTACTTCAGAAGTCTACAAATAAGCCTATGTAATGTTTATACTATATAACATATAGTTATTGTTATAAAGGTGAAAATCAACATGGAAGCCTAAGaaacttaattaaaatgtcCTTATCTGCTAACTCAAACTCTTCAGCACTCACGAGACATCATCCTTTGAGACTCTTCTCTTATGGCAGACCGGACTGACAAGCTGAGTTAAAGGATGAGTCTGGATATACTCTATATTTCTGCCTAttgtcaaaaataataaaatattccaAGCTAACAAGTGTTGTGTGTCAAtcttcaatacatttttatttgtatagcctatattcacaaatcatgtGAGTGTGTCACCTACATGCACCGGGCTCTTGCACTTCTCCATTACAGCTTAATCCtctgaaataaaactgtgtgtttggaaaTATACCTATAATACTTTGGAATGGAAACTGCCTCAAGTCAGTGTTTACCACCCAGATCAAGAAAGAAATAATTGAACTTATTGCAAGGCTCTTCATTCAAATACTGTGATTCGGAATAAAACTCCACAAACAGAACAGGTTGTGGTATGAGTTGGTATTATTGCACACACAGCTG
It contains:
- the LOC118125512 gene encoding hyaluronan and proteoglycan link protein 1 produces the protein MIPVLICVLISLSAADNDLDTLYPELEHSRTIYVTENGPQLSVMAEQSKVVSRRGGNATLPCKIQRDQSLAPNRKMRIKWTKLTSDYLKEVDVFVVMDYHKRSYGSFHGRVHLQGSSPMDASLVITEITLEDYGRYKCEVIDGLEDGTVVVSLDLEGVIFPYYPRLGRYNLNFYDAVRACHDQDAIVASFDQLYDAWRGGMDWCNAGWLNDGTVQYPITNPREPCGGKNTVPGIRNYGLRDKDKNHYDVFCFTSHYKGRFYYLIHPSKLTYDEAVRACQKDGAEIAKVGQMYAAWKLLGYDRCDAGWLADGSVRYPISSPRRRCSPTEAAVRFSGFPDKKHKLYGVYCFKGNN